The Arachis hypogaea cultivar Tifrunner chromosome 14, arahy.Tifrunner.gnm2.J5K5, whole genome shotgun sequence genome has a segment encoding these proteins:
- the LOC112744676 gene encoding uncharacterized protein, protein MQALRDEITGLNNNYFLPSETYNYTTSMMQNTNNTLTSFHPYNNNKNQFYNGNNNFLNQMLFPPEFILGNNSPTQSSCISSNNSTSDEADEQQQQQQSLILNERKHRRMISNRESARRSRMRKQKHLDELWSQVVWLRNENHQLLDKLNNVSESHDKVVQENVQLREEASELRQMLCDMQLHSPICPPPLSPFHHDEEEEEEYLNYDDDSSNQSNTTSSMNLLG, encoded by the coding sequence ATGCAAGCCTTAAGGGATGAAATCACAGgccttaataataattattttctcCCTTCAGAAACATATAACTATACTACCTCCATGATGCAAAATACCAACAATACCCTTACCTCTTTTCATCCATACAATAACAACAAGAACCAATTCTATAATGGCAATAATAATTTCCTTAATCAAATGCTTTTTCCACCAGAATTTATTCTTGGCAACAATAGTCCTACTCAATCATCATGCATAAGTAGCAACAACTCAACCTCAGATGAAGCAGacgaacaacaacaacaacaacaaagccttatcctgAACGAGAGGAAACACAGGAGGATGATATCGAACCGGGAATCGGCTCGCCGGTCCCGGATGAGAAAGCAAAAACACCTTGATGAGCTTTGGTCACAGGTTGTTTGGCTGAGGAATGAGAATCACCAATTATTGGACAAATTAAACAATGTTTCAGAGTCACATGATAAAGTTGTTCAAGAGAATGTTCAATTGAGAGAAGAGGCTTCAGAACTTCGCCAAATGCTTTGTGACATGCAGCTACATAGTCCAATTTGCCCTCCTCCTTTGAGTCCTTTTCatcatgatgaagaagaagaagaagaatatctCAACTATGATGATGATTCCTCAAACCAATCCAACACCACAAGTTCTATGAACCTACTCGGATAA
- the LOC112744673 gene encoding 6-phosphogluconate dehydrogenase, decarboxylating 2 — MAQPKTRIGLAGLAVMGQNLALNIAEKGFPISVYNRTTSKVDETVERAKHEGNLPVYGYHDPEAFVNSIQKPRVIIMLVKAGAPVDQTIKTLSTYLEKGDCIIDGGNEWYENTERREKAVAELGLLYLGMGVSGGEEGARNGPSLMPGGSFEAFKYIEDILLKVAAQVPDSGPCVTYVGKGGSGNFVKMIHNGIEYGDMQLIAEAYDVLKSVGKLSNEELHNVFAEWNKGELLSFLIEITADIFGIKDDKGDGYLVDKVLDKTGMKGTGKWTVQQAAELSVAAPTIESSLDARFLSGLKEERVEAAKVFKSAGFGDILADQSVDKQQLIDDVRKALYAAKICSYAQGMNLIRAKSIEKGWDLKLGELARIWKGGCIIRAIFLDRIKKAYDRNPNLANLLVDPEFAKEIIDRQSAWRRVVCLAINSGISTPGMSASLAYFDTYRRERLPANLVQAQRDYFGAHTYERIDIEGSYHTEWFKLAKQSKI; from the coding sequence ATGGCTCAACCGAAAACAAGAATAGGTCTTGCTGGACTGGCTGTCATGGGCCAGAATCTTGCTCTCAATATTGCCGAGAAAGGCTTTCCCATCTCTGTTTACAACCGAACCACATCGAAGGTAGATGAGACCGTTGAACGAGCAAAACATGAAGGAAATCTTCCGGTTTATGGATACCATGACCCTGAAGCTTTTGTTAACTCCATTCAAAAACCAAGGGTGATAATAATGCTTGTTAAGGCCGGCGCACCTGTTGACCAGACCATTAAGACTCTATCTACCTATTTGGAAAAGGGTGATTGTATTATTGATGGTGGTAATGAGTGGTACGAGAACactgaaagaagagagaaagcagTGGCTGAATTAGGACTTCTTTATCTTGGGATGGGAGTTTCAGGTGGTGAGGAGGGTGCTCGCAATGGTCCATCTTTGATGCCTGGTGGTTCGTTTGAGGCTTTCAAATACATAGAAGACATTCTTCTCAAGGTGGCAGCTCAAGTCCCTGACAGTGGACCTTGTGTTACATATGTTGGCAAAGGTGGATCTGGAAATTTCGTGAAGATGATCCATAATGGAATTGAGTATGGTGACATGCAGCTGATTGCGGAGGCTTATGATGTACTGAAGTCAGTTGGAAAGTTGTCAAATGAGGAGCTACACAATGTCTTTGCAGAATGGAACAAGGGAGAACTTCTGAGTTTCCTTATCGAAATCACTGCTGATATATTTGGAATTAAGGATGATAAAGGAGATGGATATCTTGTTGACAAGGTTCTTGACAAAACCGGCATGAAGGGTACCGGTAAGTGGACTGTTCAGCAAGCTGCCGAGTTATCAGTAGCTGCTCCCACTATTGAATCTTCTTTGGATGCTAGGTTCCTTAGCGGGTTAAAGGAAGAGAGAGTTGAAGCTGCTAAGGTCTTCAAATCAGCTGGTTTTGGCGATATCTTGGCTGATCAATCCGTAGACAAGCAGCAGTTGATCGATGATGTTAGGAAAGCACTTTATGCGGCCAAAATCTGTAGCTATGCTCAGGGAATGAATTTGATTCGTGCAAAGAGTATCGAAAAAGGATGGGATTTGAAGTTGGGTGAACTGGCCCGGATTTGGAAAGGAGGTTGCATCATTAGAGCAATATTCCTTGACAGAATCAAGAAGGCTTACGACAGGAACCCCAATCTGGCAAACCTTCTTGTTGATCCTGAGTTTGCAAAGGAAATAATTGATCGCCAATCTGCCTGGAGGAGAGTTGTTTGCCTTGCCATCAATTCTGGTATCAGCACCCCAGGTATGTCTGCTAGTCTTGCTTACTTTGACACTTACAGAAGGGAAAGATTGCCGGCTAATTTGGTGCAAGCCCAACGTGACTACTTTGGTGCTCATACGTATGAAAGGATCGATATAGAGGGATCGTACCATACCGAATGGTTCAAGCTTGCCAAGCAATCAAAAATTTAG